The Branchiostoma floridae strain S238N-H82 chromosome 6, Bfl_VNyyK, whole genome shotgun sequence genomic interval TCCCCACTCACCTAGACACAGTGGTGATGTTCTTGGTGATGCACTGGCCCACGTCGATGACTCCGATAGGGTCCTTCCTCCTCTCATCGTCAGGGTAGGTCCAGTACGCCAACCGCCAGTTGGACAGGACACACCAGCGACGGTGCCAGGAACCAAAGCCACCCACATCCTGAAACAAGAAGGTTACATTAGACAAGCAAGATTACAAGACCTGAGCTATGGAGGAAACAGACAGAGTCTTTGACATCCATCTAACTACCACGTCCTGACATGTACACCGAAAACATACACGATTGAATGAGTAATAGTCTTTTTGACATGTTCAAAGGAATTAGACACTGACCTGAAACATGGTGAGGAAGCCCCTCTCCTCCACACCACTGTCCATGTGGCAGTGGATGCGCACCTGCACATGACCCTGCAGGGGGGACAGGAACGGAACCTTGTCCAGGGTGAACTGGGTCTTCCGCACGTCACACAGCCTGATGTGCGTCTCCCCCATCAGGACAAAGTTGCTGTTACGAACAGTGCTGGGACCCCCCAGGCTTCGCAGCAGGGGACTCATGGAGTTGTCTTTCCCCATGATGTTGGTGAAGATCTTCTTTGGTGCCAGGTTCTTCAGTTTGGGGGAGGGCATGCCAAGCAGACTCCCCAGGGCAGATTTCTGTTGGTTGTCAGGCTTGAGACGTTTCATACGCATGTTATACACCTCAATCTTGACATCAAAGTTACTGTTGATGTTGTTGAGGACGATGTGATTGGTGAACCACATGCTGTCCCCGGCGATCTTGTCGGCCGTACTGAGCATCATGGTGGGGATGACCTTCTCTGGGCCGTTGTAGATCAGGCAGAAGAAGTAGTCATCTCCTGGGACATTCCCTTCCTTCAGGGAGAAGAGGTACTCGCCCTTCAGAGGGAGCTTGATGTCAGTGATGGTCAGGGTCCCCCGGCATGGCTTGGCTCCTTCCATAGACTCCTCCCTCTCACCGTCAGGGCCCAGGTTCTTCAGACGCTGGCAGACAGGAAAACAAATCCACATTAATCCACAAATACTGATTGCACATTGTATTTTAAACAAAGGTGATAAACAGTTTAGCCGCTTGATGGATAGAGTAAGCATGAAAGCAAGTTGTTCATCTGATTTCCATTTATAAGACAGTAGGACATTTGCAACAAATACCATCACTGATGGTGGTCATGAGATCAGTAAAATTGGACAACTAAACACATTCAAGTATAAGCCTTGATACCTGTGTCTCTGCTAACAGAGCTAGACGCCGCTGAGTAGCAATCAGCAGCAACCTTTCGGCCTCCACCTCCTCTGCTGAGCCCTTCCCGTGTTCAGCATCCCGGCAGACGTTCAGCGCCTGGCTCGCCTGGTGGACGATGGTCTGCTGCGAGGCCACCTGACCAGGGGAGACACTAACAGGTCAGTACAAGTACTTAATGGCAAAGAatataaacaaaaaaacttcttgTTTCTTCATATTCATGAATGCCCCTGATCTGCTGTACTCACCTGCTCCATGAGATGTTTGACCTTGTCCTTGATGGGTACCCGGCGGGCGGGCCTGGCTGGGACCTCTGGACTAGGAGCTGGGTCATCATCATCGCTAGTGCTGATGGTGGGCTTGTGGTTCCGCACTATGGTTTTGACAGCATTGGGCCTGGAACACAGGGCAAGCAAGGGTTACAGGCTATCTGTCAGTGTCCTTGAAAGCAATGTAAAAATCttgataaaatacatgtatttacagaaCTAAGCCCATCTTCTCTTATTCAACCGTCATGTAAGATGTAGTTCTCAATCTCAATCTAGTTCTACTTATTATATACTGCATATTGTATCTACTGAGGTAGTAGCTTTGTATTATTTGATAATGTTGTTTCTTGAAATGCTTTACTACACAACACAAGGTTATAAAACTGCCTGAATACAAACCTTGACTTGGACTTGCGCATGGACCGATAACACTCCAAACTATACATGAGCGGCCGTTCTTCTACCTCCTCCACAGAAGACGGCACCACACTCTCTGCTGAACTGGACTTGGGAATCTTGGGAGTTGTTGTCTCAGCAGCAAAGGCCACCTTCTGCAAGGATGGGAAAAATTGCTATATTTACTCAGTCATTGGAAAGTCAGTTGAATCCACAATTCTTTGCTGGCTGTAATTTGCTTCGAACctcatgtgttgttgttgaaatggTGATTTGAGAAAACATATCAATAAAGACAAATTATGTCCATCTAACCTGCTCGGAACCCCTAATAGTAATAAGTTGCTGGTTGCAAATACCAAAAAAATAAAGGGCAAAAGCCAAATTGTGTGAACACACATCAATGTATACCATAGTTATATGTTTGAGGGAACCAACCTTTGCTTTCTCCTGTCTGCTGGGTTCCTGTTTGCGAGGTGGGGTGGGGTTCTTTACTGGGGGAGAGTCTATCACCTCATCCAGCAGGTCATCTAAGGCTTTTGTCGTGTTCTTCTCTTCATCTTCTtcgtcatcttcatcatcatcatcatcatcctatAGAGGTCAGCCAAGGCAGCATGAATATTATGAATTCTACAATGGGTGCTACATTCATTGATTCAACtcacattttgttgcactgtctGCCTGCAAATGATATGAATCTAATGTTACACACAATAAAGAGACCTGCATTGTGACATAGTAACAAATATTTACCTCCTCGACCTCTGCACTTGGCACCTCTGGTTCTTTTGCCTTGTCACTGCTTTCTTCAACACCTACAGAAACAATCATTGAACAATGTTGTTAAATAGAAAGCTTCAATGTTCTATGTCAACAAATGCCATGAAATTTGAATTAGGTAGACTAAAAATGGAGAGGTGCATTCCTATTCAAATTGCTAATAAGTCATTTTTAATGTCATAAAACTACATGTCTACCTGACATCTCCTCTTCCTCTGAATCCTCCTCACTCTCAGGTTCAGGTTCCTGTTGTCTCTGTTTTGGTTTGTCCCACGGTGTGAAACAGGGAGCTGCTGACTCAGTCTTAGGCTCAGCTGGGGTCTCCTGCAAAACAACAGGCAACATCATGTTTACATGGACTGGCTTGGAGCTACTGATGGTGTTCACACGACGTAAACAAAAAGTGCAGATACAGACAGAAATGGTTCAGCACAAAACTTCAAAAGGTTCAGTACAACAACTGCTACCTCATCTTTCTTGACTCCCCATTTCTCCCAGCGGTTCTTGAGCTGGGCCAGTTCTGCCGCTCGTTCCTTCTTCATCTGTGCTGCCGGGTCGTTTTCCCGCTGCCTGTTCTGGGCGGCCTCTCTCAGGCGGTCATGCACGGACTTGGTGGCTGGAGCAGTCTTCTTGGCAGCAGTTCCTGTGGTGTGTTTAAACGCTGTCATTAACTTACATCTGTATGCTCAGTCTGTTCTCCTCAATAACCTGTAGGTTGTTCTACTGAACTCATCACTGTGACAATGATttatacatgttttgtttttgactgCATCCATTCAGTACAATTCTAGAAAGTAAGGTGTGATAAATTTTCTGTCCCAGTATGTTGTCTAGCACAAAAGGTGGCTCCACCCAAAATACCTACCCTGCTCAGCGGGCGTGGTCGTAGTCTCTCTCACAGGCTCCTTGGCAGGAGCCCTGTCTCCAAACCTGCCATTCCCAGCAGGCTTTGCAGGCTGTTTTAGCTTCTCTTTTTGCACCAGCCAAGTCTTTTTAGCTTCCCTATCATGGGAAAATGGAATGGTTGCTGTGTTAGGTTTATACATAAAACGAGTTTCATTCAaaacagggttctccccagagagtggaataagggaggccctccactatactctcagccagctccactatactatttttcaaatttagtgtgtttcttccctattttctttgttagttttgctaagattaatgacaattcacagatttttgtaccaagtggcatcacttttccagtcagcattgtctgcaaaaacttgtgaatgagcaatgatcaaaacaatagtagttttgccacaacaaaggaataacaacagtatattatacttgtagtatttgacaccctctgtcattgcaaaatgaacccattttcatgaaagtgcagcgcgttggtgcgggttatt includes:
- the LOC118417264 gene encoding anillin-like isoform X1; its protein translation is MDPFTEKLLERTRQRRELLAQKMAERPTPTPRKRVLERMPLRETENVQDNQDEDSPNKKPRAHTTDQTETKTVAVEKLLGKSTGHGTAGLRSRMQELASQRRKWERGEASAEQEAPAVSSSEDQPLSPTPKPRAQPASGSSSSRGRFAHLAAKQSSWEDDTHNQGFGALHREEKKKQAPNAPAQSSVQKRQAPSIPKEEPQKKSANTGGGFWGGKEPRLSVSESKPVHKPTVKTTENKKPTPAPASDKPAPSSPFVSGRAALFDKQTPKQTPTRTVKETKPRTKTSQPPSKETNGEVVEEKPVSVRFAAQLFAAQEEKAKREAKKTWLVQKEKLKQPAKPAGNGRFGDRAPAKEPVRETTTTPAEQGTAAKKTAPATKSVHDRLREAAQNRQRENDPAAQMKKERAAELAQLKNRWEKWGVKKDEETPAEPKTESAAPCFTPWDKPKQRQQEPEPESEEDSEEEEMSGVEESSDKAKEPEVPSAEVEEDDDDDDEDDEEDEEKNTTKALDDLLDEVIDSPPVKNPTPPRKQEPSRQEKAKKVAFAAETTTPKIPKSSSAESVVPSSVEEVEERPLMYSLECYRSMRKSKSRPNAVKTIVRNHKPTISTSDDDDPAPSPEVPARPARRVPIKDKVKHLMEQVASQQTIVHQASQALNVCRDAEHGKGSAEEVEAERLLLIATQRRLALLAETQRLKNLGPDGEREESMEGAKPCRGTLTITDIKLPLKGEYLFSLKEGNVPGDDYFFCLIYNGPEKVIPTMMLSTADKIAGDSMWFTNHIVLNNINSNFDVKIEVYNMRMKRLKPDNQQKSALGSLLGMPSPKLKNLAPKKIFTNIMGKDNSMSPLLRSLGGPSTVRNSNFVLMGETHIRLCDVRKTQFTLDKVPFLSPLQGHVQVRIHCHMDSGVEERGFLTMFQDVGGFGSWHRRWCVLSNWRLAYWTYPDDERRKDPIGVIDVGQCITKNITTVSREWCARPNTIEILCSRPVKDDDKDTIVDSVDWKNKTVTTKHWISADTKEERIQWIAQLNKALTNLRMWSAKN
- the LOC118417264 gene encoding anillin-like isoform X2, translated to MDPFTEKLLERTRQRRELLAQKMAERPTPTPRKRVLERMPLRETENVQDNQDEDSPNKKPRAHTTDQTETKTVAVEKLLGKSTGHGTAGLRSRMQELASQRRKWERGEASAEQEAPAVSSSEDQPLSPTPKPRAQPASGSSSSRGRFAHLAAKQSSWEDDTHNQGFGALHREEKKKQAPNAPAQSSVQKRQAPSIPKEEPQKKSANTGGGFWGGKEPRLSVSESKPVHKPTVKTTENKKPTPAPASDKPAPSSPFVSGRAALFDKQTPKQTPTRTVKETKPRTKTSQPPSKETNGEVVEEKPVSVRFAAQLFAAQEEKAKREAKKTWLVQKEKLKQPAKPAGNGRFGDRAPAKEPVRETTTTPAEQGTAAKKTAPATKSVHDRLREAAQNRQRENDPAAQMKKERAAELAQLKNRWEKWGVKKDEETPAEPKTESAAPCFTPWDKPKQRQQEPEPESEEDSEEEEMSGVEESSDKAKEPEVPSAEVEEDDDDEDDEEDEEKNTTKALDDLLDEVIDSPPVKNPTPPRKQEPSRQEKAKKVAFAAETTTPKIPKSSSAESVVPSSVEEVEERPLMYSLECYRSMRKSKSRPNAVKTIVRNHKPTISTSDDDDPAPSPEVPARPARRVPIKDKVKHLMEQVASQQTIVHQASQALNVCRDAEHGKGSAEEVEAERLLLIATQRRLALLAETQRLKNLGPDGEREESMEGAKPCRGTLTITDIKLPLKGEYLFSLKEGNVPGDDYFFCLIYNGPEKVIPTMMLSTADKIAGDSMWFTNHIVLNNINSNFDVKIEVYNMRMKRLKPDNQQKSALGSLLGMPSPKLKNLAPKKIFTNIMGKDNSMSPLLRSLGGPSTVRNSNFVLMGETHIRLCDVRKTQFTLDKVPFLSPLQGHVQVRIHCHMDSGVEERGFLTMFQDVGGFGSWHRRWCVLSNWRLAYWTYPDDERRKDPIGVIDVGQCITKNITTVSREWCARPNTIEILCSRPVKDDDKDTIVDSVDWKNKTVTTKHWISADTKEERIQWIAQLNKALTNLRMWSAKN
- the LOC118417264 gene encoding anillin-like isoform X3, producing the protein MDPFTEKLLERTRQRRELLAQKMAERPTPTPRKRVLERMPLRETENVQDNQDEDSPNKKPRAHTTDQTETKTVAVEKLLGKSTGHGEASAEQEAPAVSSSEDQPLSPTPKPRAQPASGSSSSRGRFAHLAAKQSSWEDDTHNQGFGALHREEKKKQAPNAPAQSSVQKRQAPSIPKEEPQKKSANTGGGFWGGKEPRLSVSESKPVHKPTVKTTENKKPTPAPASDKPAPSSPFVSGRAALFDKQTPKQTPTRTVKETKPRTKTSQPPSKETNGEVVEEKPVSVRFAAQLFAAQEEKAKREAKKTWLVQKEKLKQPAKPAGNGRFGDRAPAKEPVRETTTTPAEQGTAAKKTAPATKSVHDRLREAAQNRQRENDPAAQMKKERAAELAQLKNRWEKWGVKKDEETPAEPKTESAAPCFTPWDKPKQRQQEPEPESEEDSEEEEMSGVEESSDKAKEPEVPSAEVEEDDDDDDEDDEEDEEKNTTKALDDLLDEVIDSPPVKNPTPPRKQEPSRQEKAKKVAFAAETTTPKIPKSSSAESVVPSSVEEVEERPLMYSLECYRSMRKSKSRPNAVKTIVRNHKPTISTSDDDDPAPSPEVPARPARRVPIKDKVKHLMEQVASQQTIVHQASQALNVCRDAEHGKGSAEEVEAERLLLIATQRRLALLAETQRLKNLGPDGEREESMEGAKPCRGTLTITDIKLPLKGEYLFSLKEGNVPGDDYFFCLIYNGPEKVIPTMMLSTADKIAGDSMWFTNHIVLNNINSNFDVKIEVYNMRMKRLKPDNQQKSALGSLLGMPSPKLKNLAPKKIFTNIMGKDNSMSPLLRSLGGPSTVRNSNFVLMGETHIRLCDVRKTQFTLDKVPFLSPLQGHVQVRIHCHMDSGVEERGFLTMFQDVGGFGSWHRRWCVLSNWRLAYWTYPDDERRKDPIGVIDVGQCITKNITTVSREWCARPNTIEILCSRPVKDDDKDTIVDSVDWKNKTVTTKHWISADTKEERIQWIAQLNKALTNLRMWSAKN